Proteins encoded by one window of Methanoculleus thermophilus:
- a CDS encoding symporter small accessory protein encodes MFGITDPAIWSGYLLALGLTLACIVYGLLNWNKGTEAERGGS; translated from the coding sequence ATGTTCGGTATTACTGATCCTGCAATCTGGTCTGGATATCTGCTTGCGCTCGGACTTACGCTCGCATGCATAGTGTACGGCCTGCTGAACTGGAATAAAGGAACGGAGGCGGAACGGGGTGGCAGTTGA
- a CDS encoding sodium:solute symporter family protein, with protein MAVDTGLFIAVTLVYLAIIICLGYLGYRQTKGDDDYMVAGRKANSVVLALSYGATFISTSAIIGFGGVAAQLGMGMIWLTVLNIGLGILVAFIVFGKQTRRIGSKLRAVTFPDLMGKCYQSPFMRYAAGLVIVIAMPLYTAAILIGGAQFITSTLQIPYDTALIAFAAVVALYVVFGGLIAVMYTDALQGGIMLVGMTVLLVLTYVHLGGVVEAHTALAAMSDLVPEALAAGGMTGWTSMPVFGSPIWLTMVTTLVLGVGIGVLAQPQLVVRFMTVKDDRALNRAVLVGGPFILMMTGVAFTVGALTNVYFYQTEGLIALAAAPNGNVDTIIPNFINASMPDLFVVIFMLALLAAAMSTLSALFHVMGTSLGFDLARRTDSGRAAMRPIQIATVVMIVVSVVLAFILPGSIIARATAMFMGLCASAFLPAYAHAMYCSRPSIRAAKISLVVGTVAWFVWTAFVHVKESAALGISNLLFGVPAILSAPWQDVDPLVVALPLSTAALLVGWALDRHEVTAEEAAKAA; from the coding sequence GTGGCAGTTGACACTGGACTCTTCATCGCGGTGACGCTGGTTTACCTCGCCATCATCATCTGTCTCGGTTATCTCGGCTACCGCCAGACGAAAGGCGACGATGACTATATGGTCGCCGGCAGAAAGGCCAATTCTGTCGTTCTTGCCCTCTCCTACGGTGCGACCTTCATCAGCACATCCGCAATCATCGGTTTCGGCGGGGTTGCCGCCCAACTCGGCATGGGGATGATCTGGCTGACCGTCCTCAATATTGGGCTAGGGATCCTCGTCGCGTTCATAGTCTTCGGGAAACAGACCCGCCGTATCGGGAGCAAACTCCGTGCCGTGACCTTCCCCGACCTGATGGGGAAGTGCTATCAGTCGCCGTTCATGCGCTACGCAGCAGGGCTCGTCATCGTCATCGCCATGCCGCTGTATACGGCGGCGATCCTGATCGGAGGAGCACAGTTCATCACGAGCACGTTGCAGATCCCGTACGACACTGCACTCATCGCGTTTGCCGCAGTCGTCGCCCTCTACGTGGTGTTCGGTGGGCTCATTGCCGTCATGTACACCGACGCACTGCAGGGCGGGATCATGCTCGTCGGCATGACCGTCCTCCTCGTGCTCACCTACGTCCACCTCGGGGGCGTCGTCGAGGCGCATACCGCCCTTGCCGCGATGTCGGACCTCGTCCCGGAGGCGCTTGCCGCCGGAGGGATGACCGGGTGGACCTCCATGCCGGTATTCGGGTCGCCGATATGGCTTACCATGGTGACGACGCTCGTTCTCGGCGTGGGCATCGGGGTGCTCGCGCAGCCTCAGCTGGTCGTCCGGTTCATGACCGTCAAAGACGACCGTGCACTGAATCGTGCGGTCCTCGTCGGTGGGCCGTTCATCCTGATGATGACCGGCGTCGCCTTCACGGTCGGTGCGCTGACAAACGTCTACTTCTACCAGACGGAGGGTTTGATCGCTCTCGCGGCGGCACCCAACGGCAACGTCGATACAATCATACCGAACTTCATCAACGCATCGATGCCGGACCTCTTCGTCGTCATCTTCATGCTGGCGCTCCTTGCAGCAGCGATGTCCACGCTCAGCGCCCTCTTCCACGTCATGGGAACATCGCTCGGGTTTGATCTCGCACGGCGCACCGATTCCGGTAGAGCGGCGATGCGACCGATCCAGATTGCGACCGTCGTCATGATCGTCGTGAGCGTCGTCCTTGCCTTCATCCTTCCCGGCAGCATCATCGCCCGGGCGACAGCGATGTTCATGGGCCTCTGTGCATCCGCGTTCCTGCCGGCCTACGCTCACGCTATGTACTGCAGCAGGCCGTCGATCCGTGCAGCAAAGATCAGTCTCGTCGTCGGAACGGTTGCCTGGTTTGTCTGGACCGCCTTCGTCCACGTCAAGGAGTCGGCAGCGCTCGGGATCTCGAATCTCCTCTTCGGGGTTCCGGCAATCCTTTCCGCGCCGTGGCAGGATGTGGACCCGCTCGTCGTCGCCCTTCCCCTCTCGACGGCCGCGCTGCTGGTCGGGTGGGCACTCGACCGCCACGAGGTGACCGCAGAGGAAGCGGCCAAGGCTGCCTGA